The proteins below come from a single Azospirillaceae bacterium genomic window:
- a CDS encoding xanthine dehydrogenase family protein subunit M, protein MHPFAYLASGSVPDAVAHAARRPHAVFIAGGTDLLQLLQERVEAPSEVIDINRLPLQGIETDGEALRIRALVTLADAAAHPAIRDRFPAIAEALEETASPQVRNMATVAGNLLQRTRCLYFRDNTTPCNKRTPGAGCSAMDGVNRMNAVLGVSDHCIAAHPSDLAVALLALDARLRLHGPDGSRDMAVADLHREPGDRPDLETNLRRGELITEIVVPSGGLARRSCYVKVRDRAAFEWALVSAAAAIEVEDGVIRRAGIAAGGVGTKPWRLEGVAAELVGKPPTPETLRTAAERAGEGARPRPGNAFKVELLKRTVARALMTAGVRA, encoded by the coding sequence ATGCACCCCTTCGCCTATCTGGCTTCCGGGTCCGTCCCCGATGCGGTCGCGCACGCGGCCCGGCGGCCCCACGCCGTGTTCATCGCGGGCGGCACCGATCTCCTGCAATTGCTCCAGGAGCGTGTGGAGGCCCCGAGCGAGGTCATCGACATCAACCGACTGCCGTTGCAGGGCATCGAGACCGACGGCGAGGCGCTGCGCATCCGCGCGCTGGTGACGCTGGCCGACGCCGCTGCCCATCCGGCGATCCGCGACCGCTTCCCGGCCATCGCCGAGGCGTTGGAGGAAACCGCATCGCCCCAGGTCCGGAACATGGCGACGGTGGCCGGCAACCTTTTGCAACGGACCCGCTGCCTTTATTTCCGGGACAACACCACCCCGTGCAACAAGCGCACTCCGGGGGCCGGCTGCTCGGCCATGGACGGGGTGAACCGCATGAATGCGGTGCTCGGCGTGAGCGACCATTGCATCGCCGCCCACCCATCCGATCTGGCCGTCGCCCTGCTGGCACTGGATGCCCGGCTCCGGCTGCACGGCCCGGACGGCTCGCGGGACATGGCGGTGGCCGACCTGCACCGCGAGCCGGGCGACCGTCCGGACCTGGAGACGAACCTGCGGCGCGGCGAACTCATCACCGAGATCGTGGTGCCCAGCGGCGGGTTGGCCCGCCGGTCCTGCTACGTGAAGGTCCGCGACCGGGCCGCGTTCGAATGGGCGCTGGTGTCCGCGGCGGCGGCGATCGAGGTCGAGGACGGCGTGATCCGCCGCGCGGGCATCGCCGCGGGGGGCGTCGGCACGAAACCCTGGCGCCTGGAAGGTGTGGCGGCGGAGCTGGTCGGCAAACCACCGACCCCGGAGACCCTCCGGACCGCGGCCGAACGGGCGGGCGAGGGCGCCCGGCCGCGGCCGGGCAACGCCTTCAAGGTCGAACTCCTCAAGCGGACGGTCGCAAGGGCGTTGATGACGGCGGGGGTGCGCGCATGA
- a CDS encoding ABC transporter ATP-binding protein, giving the protein MPLVEIKDLSVEFPTAGGVMRAVDGISLSLEPGEVLGVVGESGSGKSVTMLALMGLVPFPGRVKAARMSFAGRDLLTMSDRDRRKLTGKDVAMIFQEPTTSLNPCFTIGYQLTETLRLHEGMDGKAARRRAIELLEQVGIPAPESRMRAFPHQLSGGMNQRVMIAMAIACNPKLLIADEPTTALDVTIQAQILDLLLSLQRERGMALVLITHNMGVVAETAQRVMVMYAGQIMEEQPTDRLFAAPQHPYTAALLSALPERSEGGRLATIPGVVPGLYDRPKGCLFSPRCAYATEHSRTVRPDLRDWEGGRVRCHYPLGDPQRSARIAADGPTGAEASRAEVVS; this is encoded by the coding sequence ATGCCGCTTGTCGAAATCAAGGACCTTTCGGTCGAATTCCCGACTGCGGGCGGCGTCATGCGCGCCGTGGACGGGATCAGCCTGTCGCTGGAACCCGGCGAGGTGCTGGGCGTGGTGGGCGAGTCCGGATCGGGCAAGAGCGTCACCATGCTGGCCCTCATGGGCCTGGTGCCCTTCCCGGGACGGGTCAAGGCCGCGCGGATGAGCTTCGCCGGCCGGGATCTCCTGACCATGTCGGACCGCGACCGCCGGAAGCTGACCGGCAAGGACGTGGCCATGATCTTCCAGGAGCCCACGACCAGCCTGAACCCCTGCTTCACCATCGGCTACCAGCTGACCGAAACCCTGCGCCTGCACGAAGGCATGGACGGCAAGGCCGCCCGGCGCCGGGCCATCGAACTGCTGGAGCAGGTGGGGATCCCGGCCCCCGAAAGCCGGATGCGGGCCTTCCCGCACCAGCTTTCGGGCGGCATGAACCAGCGGGTCATGATCGCCATGGCGATCGCCTGCAACCCCAAGCTCCTGATCGCGGACGAGCCGACGACGGCGCTCGACGTGACCATCCAGGCCCAGATCCTGGACCTGCTGCTGTCGCTCCAGCGCGAACGCGGCATGGCGCTGGTCCTCATCACCCACAACATGGGCGTGGTGGCCGAGACGGCGCAGCGGGTCATGGTCATGTACGCCGGCCAGATCATGGAGGAACAGCCCACCGACCGGCTGTTCGCCGCCCCCCAGCACCCGTACACGGCGGCGCTCCTGTCCGCCCTGCCCGAGCGCAGCGAAGGCGGCCGCCTGGCCACCATCCCGGGTGTCGTGCCCGGCCTGTACGACCGCCCAAAGGGCTGCCTGTTCAGCCCGCGTTGCGCCTATGCCACCGAGCATTCCCGCACGGTCCGTCCGGACCTGCGCGATTGGGAGGGCGGGCGCGTCCGCTGCCACTATCCGCTGGGCGATCCGCAACGGTCCGCGAGGATCGCCGCCGACGGGCCCACGGGGGCCGAAGCCAGCCGCGCGGAGGTCGTGTCGTGA
- a CDS encoding Hsp20 family protein has translation MRMAYDFSPALRSMVGFDRMFDPLVNRMQAEADNHHPPDNIEKTDGDTYRIAMAVAGFSANDLSVTVHENQLIVAGRRRTDGEGTFLHRGLALRPFERRFQLADHMQVTGARLADGLLEITLVRDVPEEMKPRRIAIGKATQAKAVEDRSSQGKRRAA, from the coding sequence ATGAGGATGGCTTACGACTTTTCCCCCGCCCTGCGGTCGATGGTCGGTTTCGACCGCATGTTCGACCCGCTCGTCAATCGGATGCAGGCCGAAGCGGACAACCACCACCCGCCCGACAACATCGAAAAGACCGACGGGGACACCTACCGCATCGCCATGGCGGTTGCCGGGTTCTCGGCCAATGACCTGTCGGTGACCGTCCACGAGAACCAGCTCATCGTGGCGGGCCGCCGCCGGACGGACGGCGAGGGGACCTTCCTGCATCGCGGGCTGGCGCTTCGGCCGTTCGAACGGCGCTTCCAATTGGCCGACCACATGCAGGTGACCGGCGCGCGTCTGGCCGACGGCCTGCTTGAAATCACCTTGGTCCGCGACGTGCCGGAGGAGATGAAGCCCCGCCGCATCGCGATCGGCAAGGCCACCCAGGCCAAGGCGGTCGAGGATCGCTCCTCGCAAGGCAAGCGCCGCGCGGCCTGA
- a CDS encoding ABC transporter substrate-binding protein produces MKFRKAALLAAICVPAFVAASPISAKTLVYCSEGSPENFYPGINTTGTSFDASTQIYSRIVEFERGGTKIVPGLAERWDISDDGTVYTFHLRKGVKWHNTNRNFKPTRDFNADDVIFMFERQWKESNPYFKVTSSNHSYFNDMGLPALLKSVEKVDDYTVRITLNRAEAPFLSDLAMEFAAVQSKEYADAMLKAGTPEKIDQEPVGTGPFYLVQYQKDAIIRYKAFPEYYGGKAKIDDLVFSITPDASVRWAKLQRGECHVMPYPNPADLDAMRKDPNVQILEQPGLNIGYLAYNTQKKPFDDVRVRKAFNMAINKKAIIDAVYLSTGVAATNPIPPIMWSYNETIKDDPFDPEAAKKLLAEAGYPNGLETDLWAMPVQRPYNPNARRIAELMQADLAKVGVKAEIKSFEWGEYRKRAQAGEHQTAQLGWTGDNGDPDNFLHTLLGCDSAKAGGSNIAKFCHPEFDRLVNEAKTTSDVAKRTELYRQAQVVFKDQAPWFTIAHAVQLKPVRKEVVDFKLSPFGRHTFYGTDMK; encoded by the coding sequence ATGAAGTTCCGCAAAGCCGCGCTGCTCGCAGCCATCTGCGTTCCCGCGTTTGTCGCGGCATCGCCGATCTCGGCCAAGACGCTCGTGTACTGCTCGGAAGGCAGTCCTGAAAACTTCTACCCCGGCATCAACACGACCGGCACGTCCTTCGACGCCAGCACGCAGATCTACAGCCGGATCGTCGAATTCGAGCGCGGCGGCACCAAGATCGTTCCCGGCCTGGCCGAGCGCTGGGACATCTCCGATGACGGCACCGTGTACACCTTCCACCTCCGCAAGGGCGTGAAGTGGCACAACACGAACCGGAACTTCAAGCCGACCCGTGACTTCAATGCCGACGACGTGATCTTCATGTTCGAGCGGCAGTGGAAGGAGAGCAATCCCTACTTCAAGGTGACCAGCTCCAACCACTCCTACTTCAACGACATGGGCCTGCCGGCCCTGCTGAAGTCGGTGGAGAAGGTCGACGACTACACGGTCCGCATCACCCTGAACAGGGCCGAGGCCCCCTTCCTGTCGGATCTGGCGATGGAATTCGCCGCCGTGCAGTCGAAGGAATACGCCGACGCCATGCTGAAGGCCGGTACGCCCGAAAAGATCGACCAAGAGCCGGTCGGCACCGGCCCGTTCTATCTGGTGCAGTACCAGAAGGACGCCATCATCCGTTACAAGGCCTTCCCGGAATACTACGGCGGCAAGGCGAAGATCGACGACCTGGTGTTCTCGATCACCCCGGACGCGTCGGTGCGCTGGGCCAAGCTGCAGCGCGGCGAATGCCACGTGATGCCGTACCCGAACCCGGCCGACCTCGACGCCATGCGCAAGGACCCGAACGTCCAGATCCTGGAGCAGCCGGGCCTGAACATCGGCTACCTCGCCTACAACACCCAGAAGAAGCCGTTCGACGACGTCCGGGTCCGCAAGGCCTTCAACATGGCCATCAACAAGAAGGCCATCATCGACGCGGTGTACCTGTCCACCGGCGTGGCGGCGACCAACCCGATCCCGCCGATCATGTGGAGCTACAACGAGACGATCAAGGACGACCCGTTCGATCCCGAGGCCGCCAAGAAGCTGCTGGCCGAGGCCGGCTATCCCAACGGCCTGGAGACCGACCTGTGGGCCATGCCGGTCCAGCGTCCCTACAACCCCAATGCGCGCCGGATTGCCGAGCTGATGCAGGCCGACCTGGCCAAGGTCGGCGTGAAGGCCGAAATCAAGAGCTTCGAATGGGGTGAGTACCGCAAGCGCGCCCAGGCCGGCGAGCACCAGACGGCCCAGCTGGGCTGGACGGGCGACAACGGCGACCCGGACAACTTCCTGCACACCCTGCTCGGCTGCGACTCCGCGAAGGCGGGCGGTTCGAACATCGCCAAGTTCTGCCATCCGGAGTTCGACCGGCTGGTGAACGAGGCGAAGACGACCAGCGACGTCGCCAAGCGCACCGAGCTGTACCGGCAGGCGCAGGTGGTCTTCAAGGACCAGGCGCCCTGGTTCACCATTGCCCACGCGGTCCAGCTGAAGCCGGTCCGTAAGGAAGTGGTGGACTTCAAACTGAGCCCGTTCGGCCGCCACACCTTCTACGGCACCGACATGAAATAA
- a CDS encoding (2Fe-2S)-binding protein, whose amino-acid sequence MLNVNGIDLHLRLDVRTTLLDALRDHLHLTGTKKGCALGQCGACTVLVDGRRVNACLALAVMQQGKRILTIEGLSDGKGGLHPVQQAFIDHDAFQCGYCTPGQIMSAIGLLDERRDLTDEDIRTGMSGNLCRCGAYDHILAAVKDAAGKMGAGETGGEG is encoded by the coding sequence ATGCTCAACGTCAACGGCATCGACCTGCATCTGCGGCTCGATGTGCGGACGACGCTGCTGGACGCGCTGCGCGACCACCTGCACCTGACCGGCACGAAGAAGGGCTGCGCGCTGGGCCAGTGCGGGGCCTGCACCGTCCTGGTGGATGGGCGGCGGGTGAACGCGTGCCTCGCCCTGGCCGTGATGCAGCAGGGCAAGCGCATCCTGACCATCGAGGGGCTGTCCGACGGAAAGGGCGGGCTGCACCCGGTGCAGCAGGCCTTCATCGACCACGACGCCTTTCAATGCGGCTACTGCACGCCGGGCCAGATCATGTCCGCCATCGGGCTTCTGGACGAACGGCGGGACCTGACCGACGAGGACATCCGCACCGGCATGAGCGGGAACCTCTGCCGTTGCGGGGCCTACGACCACATCCTGGCGGCCGTGAAGGACGCCGCCGGGAAAATGGGCGCCGGGGAAACGGGTGGGGAGGGCTGA
- the pip gene encoding prolyl aminopeptidase: protein MTLDEILYPEIEPYETGFLAVDGTHTLYWEQSGNPDGVPVLFLHGGPGAGVMPMQRRTFDPAFYRIVLFDQRGCGKSTPHGELKDNTTQHLVADIEALRRHLGIDRWLVTGGSWGSFLSLAYSQAHPDRVLGLRLHGIFLARRHEIDWWFHGIGNLFPEAWAEFGNAVPAHERGDLLRAYYTRLIDPDPAVHLPAAVALRTYSARTQTFLPDAAWVEAQVKPPEKALPLSRLFTHYCVNGAFLAPGALLAGVDRIRHIPGIIVQGRYDVVTPATTAYDLHQAWPEASFRIVTESNHVVSAPALARGLVEATDEFKARLAR, encoded by the coding sequence ATGACGCTGGACGAAATCCTTTATCCCGAAATCGAACCCTACGAGACCGGCTTCCTGGCGGTGGACGGGACCCATACGCTGTATTGGGAGCAGTCGGGGAACCCGGACGGGGTGCCCGTGCTGTTCCTGCACGGCGGTCCGGGTGCCGGGGTCATGCCGATGCAGCGGCGCACCTTCGACCCGGCCTTCTACCGGATCGTCCTGTTCGACCAGCGGGGCTGCGGCAAGTCCACCCCGCACGGCGAACTGAAGGACAACACCACGCAGCACCTGGTCGCCGACATCGAGGCGTTGCGCCGGCACCTCGGCATCGACCGCTGGCTCGTGACCGGCGGATCGTGGGGCAGCTTCCTGTCGCTGGCCTACTCCCAAGCCCATCCGGACCGCGTGCTGGGCCTGCGGCTGCACGGGATCTTCCTGGCCCGGCGGCACGAGATCGACTGGTGGTTCCACGGCATCGGCAACCTGTTCCCGGAGGCCTGGGCCGAGTTCGGCAACGCCGTGCCGGCGCATGAGCGCGGCGACCTGCTGCGCGCGTACTACACGCGCCTGATCGACCCGGACCCGGCCGTGCACCTGCCGGCCGCCGTCGCGCTGCGCACCTATTCCGCCCGCACCCAGACCTTCCTGCCCGACGCGGCCTGGGTCGAGGCGCAGGTCAAGCCGCCGGAAAAGGCGCTGCCGCTGTCCCGCCTGTTCACCCACTACTGCGTCAACGGCGCGTTCCTGGCACCGGGCGCGCTGCTGGCCGGCGTCGACCGCATCCGCCACATCCCCGGCATCATCGTGCAGGGGCGGTACGACGTGGTGACGCCCGCCACCACGGCCTACGACCTGCACCAGGCCTGGCCGGAGGCATCGTTCCGCATCGTGACCGAATCCAACCACGTCGTAAGCGCCCCGGCGCTCGCCCGCGGGCTGGTGGAGGCCACGGACGAGTTCAAGGCGCGTCTGGCGCGGTAG
- a CDS encoding ABC transporter permease subunit, with protein MIRFILTRLSLVIPTFIGITLLAFFLIRLVPGDPIETMAGERGIDPARHEQLRKEYGFDQPVLVQYAKYMERLIQGDLGRSIITREPVITEFASLFPATIELALCAILFAVLIGLPAGVLAAVKRNSVLDYGVMGASLTGYSMPIFWWGLLLIFLFSVQFGLTPVSGRIAVLFYIEPVTGFMLIDTLLAGDTDAFWSAAKHLILPTIVLGTVPLAVIARMTRSAMLEVLGEDYIRTARAKGLPRSRVIWLHALRNALIPVVTVIGLQVGVLFTGAILTETIFSWPGVGKWLIDAISRRDYPVLQGGTLLLGVVVMAVNLLVDLAYGSINPRIRHTR; from the coding sequence ATGATCCGTTTCATCCTGACACGCCTGAGCCTGGTGATTCCGACCTTCATCGGGATCACGCTGCTCGCGTTCTTCCTCATCCGGCTCGTGCCCGGCGACCCCATCGAAACCATGGCGGGCGAGCGCGGCATCGACCCCGCGCGCCACGAACAGCTCCGCAAGGAGTACGGATTCGACCAGCCGGTCCTGGTGCAGTACGCCAAGTACATGGAGCGCCTGATCCAGGGCGACCTGGGTCGGTCCATCATCACGCGCGAGCCGGTCATCACCGAATTCGCCTCGCTGTTCCCGGCCACCATCGAACTGGCGTTGTGCGCCATTCTGTTCGCGGTGCTGATCGGATTGCCGGCGGGCGTGCTGGCCGCGGTCAAACGCAATTCCGTGCTCGATTACGGGGTGATGGGGGCCTCCCTCACCGGCTATTCCATGCCGATCTTCTGGTGGGGGCTGCTGCTCATCTTCCTGTTCTCCGTCCAGTTCGGGCTGACGCCCGTTTCGGGCCGGATCGCGGTCCTGTTCTATATCGAGCCGGTGACCGGCTTCATGCTGATCGACACCCTGCTCGCGGGCGACACGGACGCGTTCTGGTCGGCGGCCAAGCATCTGATCCTGCCCACCATCGTGCTCGGGACGGTTCCGCTGGCGGTGATCGCCCGCATGACCCGTTCGGCCATGCTGGAAGTGCTGGGCGAGGACTACATCCGCACCGCGCGCGCCAAGGGCCTGCCGCGTTCGCGGGTGATCTGGCTGCACGCCCTGCGCAACGCGCTGATCCCCGTCGTCACCGTCATCGGCCTGCAGGTCGGCGTCCTGTTCACGGGCGCCATCCTGACCGAAACCATCTTCTCCTGGCCCGGCGTCGGCAAATGGCTGATCGACGCCATCAGCCGCCGTGACTATCCGGTCCTCCAGGGCGGCACCCTGCTGCTCGGCGTGGTGGTCATGGCCGTCAACCTCCTGGTCGATCTGGCCTACGGCTCGATCAATCCCCGCATCAGGCACACGCGATGA
- a CDS encoding ABC transporter permease subunit: MSTDTLDARPLPAPSAPPHPLREFWSYFSANRGAVIGLCIVVAVLLVAALADVIAPHSPYIPDNTAFLRPPAWQDGGSMTYLLGTDPIGRDILSRLIHGARLSLVIGIAVVAISIVIGTMLGLVAGFFGGVVGIVIMRTMDIILTLPSLLLAIVIVAILGPGLMNAMLAVAVVVMPHYVRTARAAVLGEVNKDYVTAARVTGAGRMRLMFREVLPNCMAPLIVQATLGISTAILDAAALGFLGLGAQPPAPEWGTMLADAREFVLRAWWVMTFPGLMILVTVLAFNLLGDGLRDALDPKLKR; the protein is encoded by the coding sequence ATGAGCACCGATACACTCGATGCCCGGCCGCTGCCGGCACCGTCGGCCCCGCCGCATCCGCTGCGGGAGTTCTGGAGCTATTTCAGCGCCAACCGTGGCGCGGTGATCGGCCTGTGCATCGTCGTGGCCGTGCTTCTGGTCGCGGCGCTGGCCGACGTCATCGCCCCCCATTCCCCGTACATCCCCGACAACACCGCCTTCCTGAGGCCGCCGGCATGGCAGGACGGCGGATCGATGACGTACCTGCTGGGGACCGACCCCATCGGCCGGGACATCCTGTCCCGCCTGATCCACGGCGCGCGGCTGTCGCTGGTGATCGGCATCGCGGTGGTGGCGATCTCGATCGTGATCGGGACCATGCTCGGTCTGGTCGCCGGCTTCTTCGGCGGGGTGGTGGGCATCGTCATCATGCGGACGATGGACATCATCCTGACCCTGCCGAGCCTGCTGCTCGCCATCGTGATCGTGGCCATCCTCGGCCCCGGCCTGATGAACGCCATGCTGGCGGTGGCCGTGGTCGTCATGCCCCACTATGTCCGGACCGCTCGCGCCGCCGTGCTGGGCGAAGTGAACAAGGACTATGTGACGGCCGCCCGGGTCACCGGGGCGGGCCGGATGCGGCTGATGTTCCGCGAGGTGCTGCCCAACTGCATGGCGCCGCTGATCGTCCAGGCGACGCTCGGCATCTCCACGGCGATCCTGGATGCGGCGGCGCTGGGTTTCCTCGGCCTCGGCGCGCAGCCGCCGGCGCCGGAGTGGGGCACCATGCTGGCCGACGCCCGGGAATTCGTCCTGCGCGCGTGGTGGGTCATGACCTTCCCCGGCCTGATGATCCTGGTCACCGTTCTTGCGTTCAACCTCCTGGGCGACGGGTTGCGCGACGCCCTCGACCCCAAGCTGAAGCGCTGA
- a CDS encoding nodulation protein NfeD: protein MAGLARLRFVLLVVGLLAGGTPSAWPQDNAAGPVLLLSVDGAIGPATADYVDRGLRRAREVRARLVVLRLDTPGGLDGSMRGIVQSFLGAPVPVAVWVAPQGARAASAGTFLLYAAHVAAMAPGTATGAATPVQLGGGAPDGTDGSRTDRPDPREAKAVNDAVAYIRGLAEYHGRNADWAEQAVRNAASIPAQEAVGLRVADVIAADLDALLRTIQDRTDQGHLVRLPAGPARIDIAGAAVEAYAPDWRTRALALLTDPNIAYLLLLVGVYGLVFELASPGLGAGGVVGAVALLLGLFALNILPVNTAGAALLALGIALLAAEAFVPSFGVLGLGGAVAFALGSLILFDRDVPGMAVSPAVVAVATVLTALLALVALTAAVRSHRRRVRVGPEAMIGAAGRVVSWSGDRGDIEIHGERWQARGPSDLETGQRVRVVRRSGLRLTVEAATDNGEGGSP, encoded by the coding sequence GTGGCGGGCCTGGCACGGCTCCGGTTTGTCCTGCTCGTGGTCGGTCTCCTAGCCGGCGGCACGCCTTCCGCGTGGCCGCAGGACAACGCCGCCGGGCCGGTGCTGCTGCTGAGCGTGGATGGGGCGATCGGGCCCGCCACCGCCGACTACGTGGACCGGGGATTGCGCCGTGCGCGGGAGGTGCGGGCCCGGCTCGTCGTGCTGCGGCTCGACACGCCGGGCGGGCTCGACGGCTCCATGCGCGGCATCGTGCAATCGTTCCTCGGCGCCCCCGTCCCCGTTGCCGTCTGGGTGGCACCCCAGGGGGCGCGGGCCGCGAGTGCCGGCACGTTCCTGCTCTATGCCGCGCATGTCGCGGCGATGGCGCCGGGCACCGCGACCGGGGCCGCCACGCCGGTCCAGCTTGGCGGCGGTGCGCCGGACGGCACGGACGGCAGCCGCACCGACCGACCCGACCCGCGGGAGGCGAAGGCCGTGAACGACGCGGTCGCCTACATCCGCGGACTGGCCGAGTACCACGGGCGGAACGCGGATTGGGCGGAGCAGGCGGTCCGGAATGCGGCCAGCATTCCCGCGCAGGAGGCCGTGGGGCTCCGCGTGGCCGACGTCATCGCCGCCGATCTCGATGCGCTGCTCCGGACGATCCAGGACCGCACGGATCAAGGTCATTTGGTGCGCCTGCCGGCGGGCCCCGCCCGGATCGACATCGCCGGGGCCGCCGTGGAGGCGTACGCCCCCGACTGGCGGACGCGGGCCCTCGCACTGCTGACCGATCCCAACATCGCCTACCTCCTGCTGCTGGTCGGCGTGTACGGGCTCGTGTTCGAGCTCGCCTCGCCCGGCTTGGGGGCCGGCGGGGTCGTCGGGGCGGTGGCGCTGCTGCTGGGGCTGTTCGCCCTCAACATCCTGCCGGTGAACACCGCGGGGGCGGCGCTGCTCGCCCTCGGCATCGCCCTGTTGGCCGCCGAAGCCTTCGTGCCGTCCTTTGGCGTGTTGGGGCTCGGCGGCGCGGTGGCGTTCGCGCTGGGTTCGTTGATCCTGTTCGACCGCGACGTGCCCGGGATGGCCGTCTCGCCGGCGGTCGTCGCGGTGGCGACGGTGCTGACCGCGCTTCTGGCGCTGGTGGCCCTGACCGCGGCGGTCCGCAGCCATCGCCGGCGGGTCCGGGTTGGGCCGGAGGCGATGATCGGCGCGGCCGGCCGGGTCGTGTCCTGGTCCGGCGACCGCGGCGACATCGAGATCCATGGCGAACGGTGGCAGGCGCGCGGTCCCAGCGACCTGGAGACCGGCCAGCGTGTGCGGGTGGTGCGGCGCAGCGGACTGCGGCTCACCGTGGAAGCGGCAACCGACAACGGCGAGGGAGGATCCCCATGA
- a CDS encoding peptide ABC transporter ATP-binding protein: MSTPVVVAKDLRKVYEVRRGMFREPGRLQAVGGVSFSIQPGRTLAVVGESGCGKSTLARMVTLIEKPTEGYLDIDGTDAVNPPTSEAKRLRQTVQLVFQNPYGSLNPRKKIGAILEDPLVINTRLSAAERTEKARDMMARVGLRPEHYNRYPHMFSGGQRQRIAIARALMLNPRLVVADEPVSALDVSIQAQVLNLLADLQQEMGLAYLFISHDLGVVRHISHDVLVMYLGHAVEQGAKDELFANPLHPYTQALMSSTPGVGGAKRERIVLKGELPSPLNPPSGCVFSTRCPFATAQCRTDRPALRAVGGRQVACHYAERFVDTKAA; this comes from the coding sequence GTGAGCACACCCGTCGTCGTCGCCAAGGACCTGCGCAAGGTCTACGAAGTCCGCCGCGGCATGTTCCGCGAACCCGGCCGTCTGCAGGCCGTCGGCGGCGTGTCGTTCTCGATCCAACCCGGCCGGACGCTGGCCGTCGTCGGCGAGTCCGGATGCGGCAAGTCCACCCTTGCCCGCATGGTCACGCTGATCGAGAAGCCGACGGAAGGCTATCTGGACATCGACGGGACGGACGCGGTCAACCCGCCGACCTCCGAGGCCAAGCGCCTGCGCCAGACCGTTCAGTTGGTCTTCCAGAACCCTTACGGCTCGCTCAATCCGCGCAAGAAGATCGGGGCGATCCTGGAGGATCCGCTGGTCATCAACACGCGCCTGTCCGCGGCCGAGCGGACCGAGAAGGCGCGCGACATGATGGCCCGCGTCGGTCTGCGCCCCGAGCACTACAACCGCTACCCGCACATGTTCTCCGGCGGCCAGCGCCAGCGCATCGCCATCGCGCGCGCACTGATGCTGAACCCGCGGCTGGTCGTGGCGGACGAGCCGGTGTCGGCCCTGGACGTGTCGATCCAGGCGCAGGTTCTGAACCTGCTGGCCGACCTGCAGCAGGAAATGGGGCTCGCCTACCTGTTCATCTCCCACGACCTGGGCGTCGTCCGGCACATCTCCCACGATGTGCTGGTGATGTACCTCGGCCATGCGGTGGAACAGGGGGCCAAGGACGAGCTGTTCGCAAACCCGCTGCACCCCTACACCCAGGCGCTGATGTCCTCGACCCCGGGTGTCGGCGGTGCCAAGCGCGAGCGGATCGTGCTGAAGGGCGAGCTGCCGTCGCCCCTCAACCCTCCGTCCGGGTGCGTGTTCTCCACCCGCTGTCCGTTCGCCACCGCGCAGTGCCGCACGGACCGTCCGGCGCTCCGCGCGGTCGGCGGACGCCAGGTCGCCTGCCACTACGCCGAACGGTTCGTGGACACAAAGGCCGCTTGA